The proteins below are encoded in one region of Polynucleobacter sp. AP-Elch-400A-B2:
- a CDS encoding CDP-6-deoxy-delta-3,4-glucoseen reductase, with protein MSYQVTLKASGKKFTVQKDETLLEAALQQGITLPYGCKNGACGSCKGKILEGQVEHGQHSAAALSPADEAAGGTLFCCAHPKSDLLIEAREVQGAGDIAIRKVPCRVNTITKPSADVAILQLQLPAAERFQFLAGQYLEFLLKDGQRRAYSIANAPDQEGPLELHIRHLPGGLFTDLVFGAKDPTLKEKDILRFEGPLGSFFLREDSKKPIIFVAAGTGFAPIKSIIEQMQFKKISRPIHLYWGGRRPSDLYHNELCQAWAKDTPDFKYIPVISDALPEDQWTGRTGFVHQAVMADHLNMSPYQVYACGAPVMVNAARQDFASQCSLPEEEFFADSFTSAADIATN; from the coding sequence GTGTCTTATCAAGTCACGCTCAAGGCGAGCGGTAAAAAATTTACTGTCCAGAAGGATGAGACCCTCCTGGAGGCAGCCTTACAGCAGGGCATCACCCTGCCCTATGGCTGTAAAAATGGTGCCTGTGGATCTTGTAAAGGCAAGATTCTAGAAGGTCAGGTAGAGCATGGTCAGCATAGTGCTGCCGCCCTAAGCCCAGCTGATGAAGCTGCCGGTGGCACCTTGTTTTGCTGCGCCCATCCCAAATCAGACCTTCTCATTGAAGCTCGTGAAGTTCAAGGTGCTGGTGATATCGCCATTCGGAAAGTGCCGTGTCGCGTGAACACCATTACAAAACCGAGCGCAGATGTGGCCATCCTTCAATTGCAATTACCAGCTGCCGAGCGCTTTCAATTTCTGGCTGGGCAGTATTTAGAATTCCTCCTTAAGGATGGTCAGCGCCGCGCTTATTCCATTGCTAATGCCCCTGATCAAGAAGGTCCACTCGAGCTACATATTCGACACTTGCCGGGCGGACTCTTTACCGATCTAGTCTTTGGTGCAAAAGATCCTACCTTAAAAGAAAAAGATATCCTCCGCTTTGAAGGGCCATTAGGTAGCTTCTTCTTAAGAGAAGATTCTAAAAAACCTATTATTTTTGTTGCGGCGGGGACTGGCTTTGCACCGATTAAATCCATCATTGAGCAAATGCAATTCAAAAAGATTAGTCGCCCGATTCATCTGTATTGGGGTGGACGGCGCCCGAGCGACCTCTACCACAATGAGCTCTGTCAAGCATGGGCAAAAGATACTCCTGACTTCAAGTACATCCCGGTCATATCAGATGCACTACCGGAGGACCAATGGACTGGGCGTACAGGCTTTGTGCACCAAGCCGTGATGGCCGACCATCTTAATATGAGCCCTTACCAGGTCTATGCCTGCGGCGCCCCAGTGATGGTCAATGCGGCCCGTCAGGACTTTGCATCCCAGTGCAGCTTGCCCGAAGAGGAATTCTTTGCAGACTCTTTCACTAGCGCTGCTGACATCGCGACAAACTAG
- a CDS encoding acetylornithine transaminase yields MNKPAQSVDAHSVMFITPRPELTMVEGKGSWLTDNNGKRYLDFLQGWAVNCLGHSNPGMIEALNAQAKKLINPSPAFYNEPMIRLSNLLTENSCFNKVFFANSGAEANEGAIKLARKWGQLNKSGAFEIITFDHSFHGRTLATMSASGKPGWDTMFAPQVPGFPKADLNDLDSVKKLVTDKTVAVMLEPVQGEGGVIPTTKEFMQSLRKFTKENNILLIVDEVQAGCGRTGTLFAYQHYGIEPDIMTLGKGIGGGVPLAALMATDAVACFVPGDQGGTYNGNPLMVAVGISVIEQLLAPGFLDSVRAKGELLSKELLAISAEFNLDGERGEGLLRALMLSSDIGGKLVELARDRTPEGLLINSPRPNLLRFMPALNVTDDEIRQMCNILRELLKQIS; encoded by the coding sequence ATGAATAAGCCAGCCCAATCCGTAGATGCCCACTCAGTGATGTTTATTACTCCGCGCCCAGAGTTAACTATGGTTGAGGGTAAAGGCTCATGGCTGACTGATAACAACGGCAAGCGTTATTTGGATTTCTTGCAAGGCTGGGCAGTGAACTGTCTCGGTCATAGCAACCCCGGCATGATTGAAGCGCTCAACGCACAAGCAAAGAAACTCATTAATCCGAGTCCTGCGTTTTATAACGAGCCAATGATTCGTCTATCGAATCTTCTGACTGAAAACAGTTGCTTTAACAAAGTATTTTTCGCCAATAGTGGAGCTGAGGCCAATGAAGGCGCGATTAAGTTGGCACGCAAATGGGGGCAGCTAAATAAATCAGGCGCCTTTGAAATCATTACTTTTGATCACAGCTTTCATGGTCGCACCTTAGCGACGATGAGCGCATCTGGCAAACCAGGCTGGGACACGATGTTTGCCCCACAAGTTCCCGGGTTTCCAAAGGCCGATTTGAATGATTTGGATTCCGTCAAAAAACTGGTAACGGATAAAACAGTTGCGGTCATGCTAGAGCCGGTACAAGGTGAAGGGGGCGTCATCCCCACCACTAAAGAGTTTATGCAAAGCCTGCGTAAATTCACCAAAGAAAATAATATTTTGTTAATCGTGGATGAAGTGCAGGCCGGTTGCGGTCGTACTGGCACTCTCTTTGCCTATCAGCATTACGGCATCGAACCAGACATCATGACCTTGGGTAAAGGCATTGGTGGTGGCGTACCATTAGCTGCACTGATGGCAACTGATGCGGTTGCTTGTTTTGTACCTGGCGATCAGGGTGGCACCTATAACGGTAATCCACTGATGGTTGCAGTAGGCATCAGTGTGATTGAACAATTATTAGCGCCAGGTTTCCTGGATTCTGTGCGCGCCAAGGGTGAGTTGCTTAGCAAGGAACTCCTTGCCATCTCCGCAGAATTTAATCTGGATGGCGAGCGTGGCGAAGGGTTGTTGCGCGCCCTGATGTTGAGCAGTGATATCGGCGGGAAGCTGGTTGAACTAGCTCGCGATAGAACTCCAGAGGGGCTATTAATTAATTCACCAAGACCTAATCTGCTTCGCTTTATGCCAGCTCTCAATGTCACTGATGATGAAATCCGTCAGATGTGTAATATTTTGAGAGAGTTGCTCAAACAAATTAGCTAA